The Argentina anserina chromosome 3, drPotAnse1.1, whole genome shotgun sequence genome includes a region encoding these proteins:
- the LOC126785826 gene encoding cytochrome P450 72A397-like: protein MEVAVASWVALSLVFVSIIVRWAWSVLDWLWLKPKKLERCLREQGLKGNSYRFFHGDMKENSVMLTQAKSKPMTLSSSHDIVSRFLPFLDQTVKIYGKNSFVWMGPTPRVNIMDPEDVKDVLTKQEDFRRPAASNPLIKMLISGISSYEDEKWVKHRRIINPTFHVEKLKRMLPAFHQSCDEMIKEWESLVSEQGSSCELDVWPSLQILTADAISRTAFGSSYEEGRKIFKLLKEQTTHTIKSLQSVYIPGQRFLPTKMNIRMRQINKELNGLLKGIINKREQAINAGEATKDDLLGALMESNLREIQEHGKNEKNVGMSVEDVIGECKLFYHAGQATTSVLLVWTVVLLGHNQTWQDRARQEVLQVFGSNKPDFDGLTRLKVVSMILFEVLRLYPALVILFRTTNKTVQLGKLSLPAGVEVGLSTLLIHRDKELWGDDASEFKPERFSEGISKATKSPFSFISFGGGPQICIGQNFALTEAKLAIALILQHFTFQLSPSYAHAPTAPMIIPQYGVPIILQKR from the exons ATGGAAGTAGCAGTGGCTAGTTGGGTAGCACTGAGCCTTGTGTTTGTTAGCATAATAGTAAGATGGGCATGGAGTGTGCTGGATTGGTTATGGCTGAAGCCTAAGAAGCTGGAAAGATGTTTGAGGGAGCAAGGCCTTAAAGGCAACTCCTACAGATTCTTTCATGGAGACATGAAGGAAAACTCTGTCATGCTCACACAAGCAAAATCCAAACCCATGACCCTCTCAAGTTCCCATGACATAGTATCACGATTCCTTCCTTTCCTCGATCAAACCGTGAAAATTTACG GTAAAAACTCTTTTGTTTGGATGGGCCCCACACCAAGGGTAAACATTATGGATCCTGAAGATGTAAAAGATGTGTTGACAAAACAGGAAGATTTCCGGAGGCCAGCAGCATCAAATCCACTTATCAAGATGCTAATATCTGGAATTTCAAGCTATGAAGATGAAAAATGGGTTAAACACAGAAGAATTATCAACCCAACATTCCATGTAGAGAAACTGAAG CGTATGTTACCGGCTTTTCATCAAAGTTGCGATGAGATGATTAAGGAGTGGGAGAGCTTGGTCTCAGAACAGGGTTCATCATGTGAGTTGGATGTCTGGCCTTCTCTTCAGATTTTGACGGCCGACGCAATTTCTCGAACAGCATTTGGAAGTAGCtatgaagaaggaagaaaaatatttaaacTCCTAAAAGAGCAAACAACACATACAATAAAAAGCTTGCAGAGTGTTTACATTCCAGGACAGAG GTTTCTGCCAACTAAGATGAACATTAGGATGAGGCAAATTAACAAAGAACTAAATGGTTTACTCAAGGGTATTATAAATAAAAGAGAGCAGGCCATTAACGCAGGTGAAGCAACCAAAGATGACTTATTAGGTGCACTTATGGAGTCGAACTTGAGGGAGATTCAGGAACATGGGAAGAACGAAAAAAATGTAGGGATGAGCGTTGAAGACGTGATTGGGGAGTGTAAGCTTTTTTACCATGCAGGGCAAGCGACCACTTCAGTATTGCTGGTTTGGACAGTGGTTTTACTTGGTCATAATCAGACTTGGCAAGATCGAGCAAGACAAGAGGTGCTGCAAGTCTTTGGAAGCAATAAACCAGACTTTGATGGCCTGACTCGCCTTAAAGTT GTATCCATGATCTTATTTGAAGTTCTTCGATTGTACCCGGCACTTGTTATTCTTTTTAGAACCACAAACAAGACCGTACAACTCGGAAAACTCTCACTACCTGCTGGCGTCGAAGTTGGCTTATCAACACTGCTCATTCACCGGGACAAGGAACTATGGGGTGATGATGCAAGCGAGTTCAAGCCAGAGAGGTTTTCAGAAGGAATTTCTAAGGCTACAAAGAGTCCATTCTCATTCATCTCTTTCGGGGGCGGTCCTCAAATTTGCATTGGACAGAATTTTGCTCTAACAGAGGC